A part of Miscanthus floridulus cultivar M001 chromosome 6, ASM1932011v1, whole genome shotgun sequence genomic DNA contains:
- the LOC136460402 gene encoding uncharacterized protein, with translation MGAVPPPPPPPLQRMRDAVRKRLCPRSSRKRQAEAPALAPRKALKVSTSSPTQWVVEAQAAIEHGMVSARANPKEPVAQGGATEAATKQAGEEAPTPRQAEARASDEAKAPPVADATEGEAEAPRTSEAEATEARAPRTTEAEVAEASMGMAKPVAQDMETEAGQAVVPPLVQDPPPSQGSAREVEVHSISSDNTSRGKDVADAEAASTVEQPAPTSGEGSSALVRELEARSFGKSLFLRRERGV, from the exons ATgggggccgtgccaccgccgccaccaccgccgttgcagaggatgaGGGACGCAGTGCGAAAGCGGttgtgtccccgttcgag CCGGAAGCGTCAGGCAGAAGCGCCTGCCTTGGcaccacgtaaggcgctcaaggtgagcaccagctcccccacccaatgggtggtggaggcgcaagccgccatagAGCATGGCATGGTGTCGGCCAGGGCtaacccgaaggagccggtcgcccaaggaggggctaccgaggcggccacgaagcaagcgggggaggaggcgcctacgccCCGCCAGGCCGAGGCCCGCGCGTCAGATGAAGCCAAGGCGCCGCCAGTCGCTGatgccaccgagggcgaggccgaggcccctaggacctctgaGGCTGAAGCGACGGAGGCCAGggctcctaggaccaccgaggccgaggtggcggaggctagCATGGGCATGGCAAAGCCGGTGGCCCAGGATATGGAgacggaggcggggcaagctGTAGTACCGCCCTTGGTCCAAGACCCACCGCCGTCACAGGgaagcgcccgggaggtggaggtccattcgatctcctccgacaatacttcccgggggaaggaCGTGGCAGACgccgaggcggccagtaccgtggagcagccagctccGACCTCGGGCGAGGGGAGCTCAGCTCTTGTCCGG gagctcgaggcccggtcctttgggaagtcgttgttcctccggcgggagaggggcgtctag